The Rhodocytophaga rosea genome has a segment encoding these proteins:
- a CDS encoding class I SAM-dependent methyltransferase, which yields MPFFSGTLLDIGCGQMPYRSLIMDQGKVTKYIGLDLEANNLYNSSVADLLWDGNKIPLPDASIDCAMATEVFEHCPDLHIVLEEINRVLKPGGILFFTVPFLWPLHDVPYDEYRYTPFALNRCLQNAKFRNIQLKALGGWDASIAQMLGLWAKRRQMSAFKRKAVGVIAKPIIKYLIRKDIKPVEFTESTMITGIQGVAVK from the coding sequence ATGCCTTTTTTTTCCGGCACACTCCTGGATATAGGTTGTGGCCAAATGCCCTATAGGTCTCTGATTATGGACCAAGGAAAAGTAACCAAATATATAGGTCTGGATTTAGAAGCAAATAATCTTTATAACAGTTCTGTTGCCGATCTACTATGGGATGGAAATAAGATACCTTTACCTGATGCTTCTATCGATTGTGCCATGGCTACAGAAGTATTTGAGCATTGCCCTGACTTACATATAGTCTTAGAAGAAATAAATCGGGTATTAAAGCCTGGAGGAATCCTGTTTTTTACAGTACCCTTCCTTTGGCCATTACACGATGTTCCTTATGATGAATACCGCTATACACCTTTTGCCTTAAACCGGTGTTTGCAAAATGCTAAATTCAGAAATATTCAGTTGAAGGCGTTAGGTGGATGGGATGCCAGTATTGCCCAGATGCTTGGATTATGGGCAAAGAGAAGACAAATGTCTGCTTTTAAGAGAAAAGCTGTGGGTGTAATAGCAAAGCCAATAATAAAATACCTAATCAGGAAAGATATAAAGCCGGTAGAATTTACAGAAAGCACCATGATTACCGGCATTCAGGGAGTAGCAGTTAAATGA
- a CDS encoding glycosyltransferase family 4 protein: MKRNLAIIAPNLGARSETFIQRHMQDLLPGKTVVIASSNKAPLCGHWSVNAPVLIIEDLKKNLHQKPTIKKQLYHAFLYKMGLNKSVKRSSVIDIIENFLITNNVGVILSEYLDFSLDYIGVARKLNIPFFAHAHGYDVSLRLKSNEWRIKYLALNEVDGVILMNEYSKKALKQIGIKAEKLFTIPYGVQLPEFRKETQTDTIIKCLAVGRMVAKKAPILLLDSFRRALEIHPNLHLDFIGTGELLPAVKQYIQAFRLQEKVSLHGALDNELVLNFMQQADIFLQHSITCPDTGDEEGMPVAILEAMSYSLPVISTFHSGIPEAVIHSKTGFLVNEYDVVAMAEKIALLAENQILRINMGLAGREYIKEFLSWEKEKTNLLKLLLGT, from the coding sequence ATGAAAAGAAACCTGGCTATAATTGCGCCTAATCTTGGGGCACGCTCAGAAACCTTTATTCAGCGGCATATGCAAGATCTCCTACCAGGAAAGACAGTAGTAATTGCCTCATCAAATAAAGCTCCATTATGTGGACACTGGAGTGTAAATGCCCCTGTACTCATTATCGAAGACCTTAAGAAGAATCTACATCAAAAACCAACTATAAAAAAGCAACTTTATCATGCTTTTTTATATAAAATGGGTTTGAATAAATCTGTAAAAAGAAGTAGTGTAATTGATATTATTGAGAATTTCTTAATTACAAATAATGTAGGCGTAATTTTAAGTGAATACTTAGATTTTAGCCTGGATTATATTGGTGTAGCTCGTAAACTTAATATTCCGTTTTTTGCACATGCTCATGGGTATGATGTATCACTTAGGTTAAAAAGTAACGAATGGAGAATTAAATACCTGGCATTGAATGAAGTAGATGGAGTAATTCTAATGAATGAATACAGCAAGAAAGCCTTAAAACAGATAGGTATTAAAGCAGAAAAGTTATTTACGATACCTTATGGAGTGCAACTTCCGGAATTTAGAAAAGAAACTCAAACAGATACAATCATAAAATGCCTGGCTGTAGGTAGAATGGTTGCAAAAAAAGCGCCTATTTTATTATTAGATTCATTCAGAAGGGCACTGGAAATACATCCAAACCTTCATCTGGATTTTATTGGTACTGGCGAATTGTTGCCGGCAGTCAAACAATATATTCAAGCTTTCAGGTTACAGGAAAAAGTTTCTCTACATGGAGCATTAGATAATGAGTTGGTATTAAATTTTATGCAACAAGCGGATATATTTTTACAGCATTCTATTACCTGTCCTGATACAGGTGATGAAGAAGGGATGCCAGTTGCCATCTTAGAAGCAATGTCTTATAGTTTACCTGTTATTTCAACTTTTCATTCTGGCATTCCTGAGGCCGTCATTCATTCAAAAACCGGGTTTTTAGTGAATGAATATGATGTTGTTGCAATGGCAGAAAAAATAGCTTTGTTAGCAGAGAATCAAATTTTACGAATAAATATGGGTTTGGCTGGTAGGGAGTATATTAAGGAATTTTTAAGTTGGGAAAAAGAAAAAACGAATTTACTTAAGTTACTTCTGGGAACTTAA
- a CDS encoding glycosyltransferase: MNKSIAIIVIAYNRPNALRRLLSSLESAYFEDKNIPLIISIDKSDSDQVEQVAKEFKWPFGDKRVIVHPENLGLRKHVISCGDLTYEYDNVIMLEDDLFVSPYFYDFTKQANKFYKDYEEISGISLYAYDFNEHTNAPFTPIEDGYDTYFMQIPSSIGQFFTRNQWNGFSNFLKKEDAEINDNDELPDLVIHRWPSSSWKKYFYKYMVVHKKYFVYPRISFTTNFGDVGTHFSKTTNNYQVNLLMGKRTFKFSLLNGSSSIYDNHYEIIPEIIKKSNKELAKFDFVCDLYGLRNKNKVRSEFMISAKECYKPIMGFALEMSPQELNICFNIPGNYFHLGKVNDFSHFDQLKRHKQLAFDLKMDYDDIYKNKINLIRKEAYNEGRVKVMHSTSFKLGKFLLYPFHFLKRNISLIL; encoded by the coding sequence ATGAATAAAAGTATTGCAATTATAGTAATAGCATATAATCGCCCTAACGCATTAAGAAGACTTCTCTCATCTTTAGAATCAGCATATTTTGAGGATAAAAATATTCCTTTAATTATCAGTATTGATAAAAGTGATTCTGATCAAGTAGAACAAGTGGCGAAAGAGTTTAAATGGCCTTTTGGTGATAAAAGAGTAATAGTGCATCCTGAAAATCTAGGATTAAGAAAACATGTTATAAGTTGTGGAGATCTAACCTATGAATATGATAATGTCATTATGTTAGAAGATGATTTATTTGTATCACCTTATTTTTATGATTTTACTAAGCAAGCAAATAAATTTTACAAAGATTACGAGGAAATTAGTGGTATATCTTTATACGCTTATGATTTTAATGAGCATACAAATGCTCCTTTTACTCCAATAGAAGATGGCTATGATACTTATTTTATGCAAATACCATCCTCAATAGGGCAATTTTTTACTAGAAATCAATGGAATGGTTTCAGTAACTTCCTTAAAAAGGAAGATGCTGAAATTAATGATAATGATGAATTACCGGACTTAGTCATTCATAGATGGCCTTCTTCCTCCTGGAAAAAGTATTTCTATAAATACATGGTTGTACATAAAAAATACTTTGTTTATCCCAGAATCTCATTCACAACTAACTTTGGAGATGTAGGAACACATTTTAGTAAAACAACAAACAACTACCAGGTTAATTTACTCATGGGAAAAAGAACTTTTAAATTCAGTCTCTTAAATGGATCTTCATCGATTTATGATAATCATTACGAAATTATTCCAGAAATAATTAAAAAATCAAATAAGGAACTTGCAAAATTTGACTTTGTTTGTGATTTATATGGACTAAGAAACAAAAATAAAGTACGTTCAGAGTTTATGATTTCTGCAAAAGAATGCTATAAACCAATTATGGGTTTTGCATTGGAAATGAGCCCGCAAGAATTAAATATATGCTTTAATATTCCGGGAAATTATTTTCATTTAGGCAAAGTTAATGACTTTAGCCATTTTGACCAATTAAAGAGACATAAACAACTTGCTTTTGATCTTAAAATGGATTATGATGATATCTATAAAAATAAAATTAACTTAATAAGAAAAGAAGCATATAATGAAGGCAGAGTTAAAGTAATGCATTCAACTTCCTTTAAACTAGGAAAATTTTTACTTTATCCATTTCATTTCCTCAAAAGAAATATTTCCCTGATTTTGTAA
- a CDS encoding FkbM family methyltransferase — translation MIKRRVNKILKQFGLQISRIPQKQVNSHANPIDSMYAGMTRGKQTSIQPATIIDVGAASGDWTKKALTLWPEAEYVLFEPLLEREQVLAAFAAVNRNIHIVKAAAGDKPGEIPFSVTDDLDGSGIADPATQKNYRSIPVTTIDGEIERLKLKGPYLLKLDTHGYEVPILIGADNTLKQAQLVIIECYGFQIASGSLLFWEMCRLMQEKGFRLYDIVDIMRRKKDQAFWQCDAFFIPSTSTIFDSNTYR, via the coding sequence ATGATAAAGCGGCGAGTAAATAAAATATTAAAGCAATTTGGCTTGCAGATCAGCAGGATACCCCAAAAGCAGGTTAACTCTCATGCAAATCCCATTGATAGTATGTATGCCGGAATGACTCGGGGAAAACAAACTAGCATTCAACCAGCTACCATTATAGATGTAGGCGCTGCAAGCGGAGACTGGACAAAAAAAGCACTTACACTCTGGCCTGAAGCGGAATATGTACTATTTGAACCGTTACTGGAAAGGGAGCAGGTTTTGGCAGCTTTTGCTGCTGTCAACCGTAACATTCATATAGTGAAAGCAGCCGCAGGAGATAAACCAGGTGAAATTCCGTTTTCCGTAACAGATGATCTGGATGGAAGCGGCATTGCTGATCCTGCTACTCAAAAAAATTACAGGAGCATACCAGTTACTACTATTGATGGAGAAATAGAAAGATTAAAGTTAAAAGGACCTTATTTGCTAAAACTCGATACCCATGGCTATGAAGTTCCTATACTCATTGGAGCAGACAATACACTCAAGCAAGCACAGTTAGTAATTATAGAATGTTATGGTTTTCAGATTGCGTCGGGTTCTCTCTTGTTTTGGGAAATGTGCAGGCTAATGCAGGAGAAAGGATTCCGTTTATATGATATAGTAGACATTATGCGCCGTAAAAAAGACCAGGCTTTCTGGCAATGTGATGCTTTTTTTATTCCTAGTACTTCAACTATTTTTGATTCTAATACTTACCGTTGA
- a CDS encoding glycosyltransferase family 2 protein: MAFPKISIITPSFNQAHYLEFTIKSILDQNYPNLEYIIIDGGSTDGSVDIIKKYEKHLAYWISEPDQGLYFALHKGLSKSTGEIMGWLNSDDMLHKLSLFTLADIFSNIAQVNWVQGLPTIFDEMGRTTYTTQPPLKSKYNYYLKDYRKTPFAFIQQESTYWRRSLWEAAGGYISQEYRLAGDFELWMRFFQKDTLYFTQALIGGFRVRKENQLSRNNFSEYLSEVGTIINKIELSEEDKKVLRSIKLYRKCTHYIPLLKLNTYLHDSYQALFEVPPLIRFDTDKQQFII, from the coding sequence TTGGCTTTCCCTAAAATCTCAATCATAACTCCGTCTTTCAATCAAGCCCACTATCTTGAATTTACAATTAAATCTATTCTGGATCAGAACTATCCCAATCTGGAATATATTATTATAGATGGCGGTAGTACAGATGGATCAGTGGATATTATAAAAAAGTATGAAAAACACCTGGCCTATTGGATTTCTGAACCTGATCAAGGCTTGTATTTTGCACTTCACAAGGGGCTTTCAAAAAGTACGGGAGAGATAATGGGATGGCTCAATTCAGATGATATGCTCCATAAATTGTCGCTATTTACGCTTGCTGATATATTTTCTAATATAGCACAAGTTAACTGGGTGCAAGGTTTACCTACTATATTTGATGAGATGGGCAGAACTACGTATACTACTCAGCCGCCATTGAAGTCAAAGTACAATTATTATTTAAAAGATTACCGGAAAACCCCGTTTGCGTTTATTCAGCAGGAATCTACGTATTGGCGTCGCAGTTTATGGGAAGCTGCCGGAGGATACATTTCGCAGGAATACCGGCTGGCAGGTGACTTTGAATTATGGATGCGCTTTTTCCAGAAAGATACCTTGTATTTTACCCAAGCCTTAATCGGGGGATTCCGGGTGCGGAAGGAGAATCAATTATCCCGAAATAATTTTAGCGAATATTTATCTGAGGTAGGTACTATCATTAATAAAATTGAACTGAGCGAGGAGGATAAAAAAGTGCTTCGGTCTATAAAACTTTATAGAAAATGTACCCACTACATTCCTTTGTTAAAGTTAAATACGTATCTGCATGATTCCTATCAAGCCTTATTTGAAGTACCACCTTTAATCCGGTTTGATACAGACAAGCAGCAGTTCATTATTTAA
- a CDS encoding glycosyltransferase family 2 protein, translating to MKQQKVDLSIITPVFNAQNFIGLCIENVLAQGCKEVEHIIVDGGSTDGTVEIIGKYATLYPHIRWISEKDQGQSDAMNKGISIAKGQYISFLNADDFYDPGVLNRIIQLIQTQVFPVPSILIGKLNVLNESDQVIEVQFTEKICRKNVLKFWKRNIYPGNPTCYFYHKKLHESIGMYELDDHYLMDFHFFIKASRIAHFFYFDEVWGNFRFIPGTKTFENSRRGDSMRMKEELFHLYKKRLPFSMYIEIVYEYIIFKIKSNKSKILRRRLYHIGKRLFLYSRKNT from the coding sequence ATGAAACAGCAGAAAGTTGATTTATCAATTATTACCCCTGTATTTAATGCCCAGAATTTTATCGGCCTTTGTATCGAAAATGTACTGGCACAAGGCTGTAAAGAAGTAGAGCATATTATTGTAGATGGAGGTTCTACAGATGGAACGGTAGAAATTATTGGTAAGTATGCAACTCTATATCCACATATCCGATGGATTTCAGAGAAAGACCAGGGTCAGTCTGATGCCATGAACAAGGGAATTAGCATAGCTAAAGGGCAATATATAAGCTTTTTAAATGCCGATGATTTTTATGACCCCGGTGTTTTGAATAGAATTATCCAACTGATACAAACACAGGTTTTTCCTGTTCCCTCCATTCTGATAGGAAAATTAAATGTACTTAATGAGTCAGATCAGGTAATAGAAGTACAATTTACAGAAAAAATTTGCCGGAAAAATGTATTGAAATTCTGGAAAAGAAATATTTATCCTGGTAATCCCACCTGCTATTTCTACCATAAAAAGCTACATGAGAGTATTGGTATGTATGAATTGGATGACCATTATCTGATGGATTTTCATTTTTTTATTAAAGCCAGCCGTATAGCTCATTTTTTTTATTTTGACGAAGTCTGGGGGAATTTTAGATTTATACCCGGCACAAAAACGTTTGAAAATAGTAGAAGGGGAGATAGCATGCGTATGAAAGAAGAATTATTTCACTTATATAAAAAGCGATTACCTTTTTCTATGTATATAGAAATAGTGTATGAATATATTATTTTCAAGATAAAATCTAATAAAAGTAAAATTTTGCGTCGGCGACTATACCATATAGGGAAAAGGCTATTCCTATATAGCCGGAAAAATACATAA
- a CDS encoding glycosyltransferase: MKNAAKMIRLAIIAPEKNPYSTTFIQAHKELLEAKISYLYGVFFPAHTQDDVPLISTSIVTTAKKIVYSRILGKEPGYLRKRALYNYLKTHHIEAVLAEFGPTGAEVFPVCQLAGIPLIVHFHGFDAWVDSILEKYKSRYRQMFEYASYIIVVSRDMEQQLLKLGAPRAKVIYNCYGPRDIFFYLNSNFEKINYLAVGRFVEKKAPYLTVMAFAEVLKQIPEARLTMIGDGELLPICKNITTGLGISHAIEFTGALSHEETCKLFEKSFCFIQHSIVAENGDSEGTPVAILEASAAGLPVVATCHAGIKEAIVHGKTGFLVEEKDIKGMAHCMIRLAKDRPLAKQTGEQGRRFVSESFSMQQHISKLNELLKQLVIKK, encoded by the coding sequence GTGAAGAATGCTGCAAAAATGATACGTTTAGCCATTATAGCACCCGAGAAAAATCCGTATTCTACCACTTTTATTCAGGCTCATAAAGAATTGCTGGAGGCTAAAATCAGCTATTTATATGGTGTGTTTTTTCCTGCTCATACACAAGACGATGTGCCACTTATTTCTACTTCTATAGTAACTACTGCAAAAAAGATAGTTTATTCCCGTATTCTTGGTAAAGAACCTGGATATTTGAGAAAGCGTGCTTTATATAATTATTTGAAAACACACCATATCGAAGCAGTATTAGCTGAGTTTGGCCCTACAGGTGCAGAAGTGTTTCCAGTATGCCAGTTAGCAGGAATTCCATTGATTGTGCATTTTCATGGCTTCGATGCCTGGGTAGATAGTATTTTAGAAAAATATAAAAGCCGTTACCGCCAAATGTTTGAATATGCGTCTTATATTATTGTGGTATCCAGGGATATGGAACAGCAACTGCTAAAATTAGGCGCTCCACGGGCCAAAGTCATTTACAATTGTTATGGCCCAAGAGATATTTTTTTTTATCTTAATTCAAACTTTGAAAAGATTAATTATTTAGCTGTTGGTAGATTTGTTGAAAAAAAAGCCCCTTACCTAACTGTAATGGCATTTGCAGAAGTTCTTAAACAAATACCAGAAGCCAGGTTAACGATGATAGGTGACGGTGAATTGTTGCCTATTTGTAAAAATATAACCACCGGCTTAGGGATCAGTCATGCTATTGAGTTTACTGGTGCACTTTCTCATGAAGAAACCTGTAAACTGTTTGAAAAATCATTCTGTTTTATACAGCATTCGATTGTGGCCGAAAATGGAGATTCGGAAGGGACACCAGTAGCTATTCTGGAGGCTTCAGCAGCTGGTTTGCCTGTTGTAGCTACCTGCCATGCGGGTATCAAAGAAGCAATTGTTCATGGCAAAACAGGTTTTCTGGTAGAAGAAAAAGATATAAAAGGAATGGCCCATTGCATGATTAGATTAGCAAAAGATCGTCCGCTGGCTAAACAGACAGGTGAGCAGGGAAGACGCTTTGTCAGCGAAAGCTTCTCTATGCAACAACATATTTCAAAATTGAATGAATTGCTAAAACAGCTTGTTATAAAAAAATGA
- a CDS encoding class I SAM-dependent methyltransferase, which yields MQKIIQRLLPKSIKKELITYGKEKAFAGNNVSCPCCNKNYITFLPAGVKKRPNAICPGCHSFERHRLLWMYLTNKTNLFKDKIKVLHVAPEPLFFKKFKSYSNIDYVPCAKFGEGYEDAYPTGTIDIDITDIKLEDNTFDVILCSHVLEHIPDDIKAMSELRRVLKESGWAILQVPLDTSREHTYEDFSIISPEDREKAFGQRDHVRLYGKDYAERLEKAGFKVKKDKYVDTFTENEIFKYGFIKEDIYFCTKK from the coding sequence ATGCAGAAGATAATACAACGATTACTTCCAAAAAGTATAAAAAAAGAACTGATTACTTATGGAAAAGAAAAAGCATTTGCAGGAAACAATGTGAGCTGTCCTTGCTGTAATAAAAATTATATTACTTTCTTACCTGCTGGCGTTAAAAAAAGGCCAAATGCTATTTGTCCTGGCTGCCATTCTTTTGAAAGACACCGTTTATTATGGATGTACCTGACAAATAAAACAAATTTATTTAAAGACAAAATTAAGGTATTGCATGTAGCTCCTGAGCCTTTGTTTTTTAAAAAATTTAAATCATATTCTAATATTGACTATGTTCCTTGCGCTAAATTTGGAGAAGGTTACGAGGATGCATATCCTACAGGGACAATAGATATAGATATTACGGATATCAAACTTGAAGACAATACCTTTGATGTGATTTTATGCAGCCATGTACTTGAGCATATACCTGATGATATTAAAGCCATGAGTGAGCTAAGAAGAGTACTCAAAGAATCGGGATGGGCCATTTTACAGGTACCTTTAGATACTTCCAGAGAGCATACCTATGAAGATTTTTCCATAATAAGTCCTGAGGATAGAGAAAAAGCATTTGGCCAGCGGGATCATGTACGCTTGTATGGAAAAGATTATGCTGAACGTTTAGAAAAAGCAGGCTTTAAGGTAAAAAAAGACAAGTATGTAGATACATTTACTGAAAATGAAATTTTTAAGTATGGATTTATAAAAGAGGACATTTACTTCTGTACAAAGAAGTAA
- a CDS encoding class I SAM-dependent methyltransferase translates to MDELIKNKINDFWSKKAIKTPNGQWVRWWQSPHIIRTINKKVSGVACNGFSQGLINLAKEHSKGRTYKRGISVGCGSGNKEMNLIQQGLLEEFTLYELAEERIKAGRKLAQQLGIEAKVNFIESDALKIETREASYDFVHWNKALHHMMDTEEAVKWSHHVLEEGGMFYMDDYVGLPGFSGQIQCLKL, encoded by the coding sequence ATGGATGAATTAATAAAAAATAAAATAAATGATTTCTGGTCTAAGAAAGCAATTAAGACTCCTAATGGACAATGGGTGAGGTGGTGGCAAAGTCCTCATATTATCCGCACTATTAATAAGAAAGTATCAGGGGTGGCCTGTAACGGATTCTCACAGGGTTTAATCAACCTGGCTAAAGAGCATTCAAAGGGTAGAACATATAAACGTGGTATTTCAGTAGGATGCGGAAGTGGAAATAAGGAAATGAACCTGATTCAACAAGGGCTATTAGAGGAGTTTACATTATATGAATTAGCAGAGGAAAGGATAAAGGCAGGCCGTAAATTAGCACAACAATTAGGTATAGAGGCCAAAGTGAATTTTATTGAAAGTGATGCGTTGAAAATAGAAACCAGGGAAGCTTCCTATGATTTTGTACACTGGAATAAAGCTTTGCACCATATGATGGATACCGAAGAAGCCGTAAAATGGAGCCATCATGTTTTAGAAGAAGGGGGCATGTTTTATATGGATGATTATGTGGGCCTTCCAGGTTTCAGTGGACAGATACAATGCTTGAAATTGTGA
- a CDS encoding glycosyltransferase family 2 protein gives MPKIDISVIIPLYNRVALVAQTISSVQSQTYLHWEALIIDDGSTDGSMELVEKISKEDARIKVLKRNRHPKGAPVCRNIGLEHASGEYVIFLDSDDLLAPFCLERRFTHISDLANVDFMVFPMLLFKNRPGDMDILWNIDNEREDDLARFLRLDALWQTSCPIYRRTSLLKIGGFDEDLPFLQDYELHVRTLCAKFVYVKQMHVEPDCFLRRHEGESISQKGFDTKKSFLDKEMVYRKILKTLLAYHRKEYILYVSSLFFNLSKKWLQKYGDLNRSLACWENIHSILETDLYYKSMDYLEKLNQYYQKGNVSVLLEINKIEKSIPLIFSHQNHNLNLITQSNFTHFNTKKPFFSIVIPENAQINNLSLLLKQVFNQTYPYFEVLIINPCLTEDSRKVIENYALQEKQIKIIYHEQDTKDIREQLNKAIEQTKGEYIWLVDTPDFLDNTFLADVIGYLTRCSHTGLIYYLGGRNSGLCNWNGYAGYKDETNWSDSFYKNGERIVKKLLFVNNNLPAPDTVLFDKNVYKAASRAYLNSSLNSKWLLYSHILLYGDILFVSKLSGPYDLQSNTNTQVTYKPDISIKELSEILLSMSRHFLIKPDIRKRIISSFVNIWQDVNKLGAIPFRINFAIYRNLSKADHSTSQIVLMRLIKNFIRTNIPIRFVKKRSPK, from the coding sequence ATGCCTAAAATTGATATTTCTGTTATTATCCCCTTATATAATAGAGTAGCGTTAGTGGCCCAAACTATTAGTTCTGTGCAGTCTCAAACCTATTTGCATTGGGAAGCATTAATTATAGATGATGGTTCCACAGATGGATCAATGGAGCTGGTAGAAAAAATTTCTAAAGAGGATGCCAGAATCAAAGTCTTGAAAAGAAACCGACACCCAAAAGGGGCTCCTGTTTGCCGGAATATCGGATTAGAACATGCCAGCGGAGAATATGTGATCTTTTTAGATTCTGATGATTTGCTTGCTCCGTTCTGTCTGGAACGCAGGTTCACCCATATAAGCGATCTTGCCAATGTGGACTTTATGGTTTTTCCTATGCTTCTATTTAAAAACCGGCCGGGAGATATGGATATTTTATGGAATATAGATAATGAAAGAGAGGATGATTTAGCAAGATTTCTACGCTTAGATGCCCTATGGCAAACGAGCTGCCCAATTTATAGAAGAACTTCTTTACTCAAAATTGGAGGCTTTGATGAAGACTTGCCTTTCCTGCAGGATTATGAATTACATGTAAGAACCTTATGTGCAAAATTTGTTTATGTAAAACAAATGCATGTAGAGCCGGATTGTTTCTTAAGGAGACATGAAGGTGAAAGCATTAGCCAGAAAGGGTTTGACACTAAAAAGTCATTCTTGGACAAAGAGATGGTTTACAGAAAAATACTCAAAACTTTGCTTGCTTATCACCGCAAAGAATATATTTTATATGTATCCTCTCTTTTCTTCAATTTAAGTAAAAAATGGCTTCAAAAATATGGAGATCTGAACCGTAGCCTGGCTTGTTGGGAAAATATTCATAGTATTCTAGAAACAGATCTATACTATAAAAGTATGGACTATTTAGAGAAACTGAATCAATATTATCAAAAAGGAAATGTATCTGTTCTATTAGAAATTAATAAGATAGAAAAATCAATTCCCTTAATTTTTTCTCACCAGAATCATAACTTAAACCTTATAACACAAAGTAATTTCACGCATTTTAATACGAAAAAGCCTTTTTTTTCTATAGTTATTCCTGAAAATGCTCAAATTAATAATCTATCATTACTACTTAAACAAGTATTTAATCAAACGTATCCTTATTTTGAAGTACTAATAATAAACCCTTGCTTGACTGAGGATAGCCGGAAAGTTATAGAAAATTATGCCTTGCAAGAGAAACAAATAAAAATAATCTATCATGAGCAAGATACCAAGGATATAAGGGAGCAATTAAATAAGGCAATAGAGCAAACAAAAGGAGAATACATATGGCTGGTTGATACACCGGATTTTTTAGACAATACTTTTCTTGCAGATGTAATTGGGTATTTAACAAGGTGTTCCCATACAGGCTTGATCTATTATTTGGGGGGAAGAAATAGTGGTTTGTGCAATTGGAATGGATATGCGGGTTATAAAGATGAAACAAACTGGAGCGATAGCTTTTATAAAAACGGTGAACGGATAGTTAAAAAATTATTATTTGTAAACAATAATCTTCCGGCGCCTGATACTGTGTTATTTGATAAAAATGTTTACAAAGCAGCAAGTAGAGCTTATCTCAATAGTTCTTTAAACAGTAAATGGCTATTATACAGTCATATACTTTTATATGGGGATATTTTGTTTGTTTCTAAATTATCTGGCCCTTACGATTTGCAATCAAATACTAACACACAGGTGACATATAAGCCCGATATAAGTATTAAAGAATTAAGTGAAATTCTTTTAAGTATGAGCAGACATTTTTTAATAAAACCAGATATAAGAAAACGTATAATCAGTTCCTTTGTAAATATATGGCAAGATGTTAATAAATTAGGGGCTATTCCATTTAGAATCAATTTTGCTATTTATCGGAATCTAAGCAAAGCAGATCACTCAACATCACAGATCGTACTCATGCGCTTAATCAAAAACTTCATAAGAACAAATATTCCAATTCGCTTTGTTAAAAAAAGATCTCCCAAGTAA